From the genome of Carassius auratus strain Wakin chromosome 24, ASM336829v1, whole genome shotgun sequence:
ACGTGAGAAATGTATATGTGTGCACTGGAACTCGAGGTTATTTGACTGTCTGATTTACATAAACGAGGAATATTTGAATAAAGTCTTTGACCTCCACATATCCGCGTGTCTGCGGCTTTTACGAGGATTTTTAGGGAAAACTTTGTCTAATGTTTGCCGTCTTACTGCTTTTGAACATTATTCATGGTGCTGATCCTATGTGATTTGTTACCGAGGCAAGCCTATTTAACTCTCGTTACCCACATCAACCAGCTGTTTGTAGTAGGTTCCGTTCATCACTGTAATATGAGCCTACATTTACCAAACTGAGCGTTTCTTTTTGCATTACCTGGATGTGTATTGGTGGATGAGAGCCAATAATTCAGCGGTAATGTTGCAAGATCTCTCTGATCTGTCGCTTCAGTCTCCTTGAAACAAATGTAGTCCACAGATGCAGAGACGCTTGTGTTTTTCAGAATTTGAGATTTAGTATGAGTGCTCAATATCAACCAGTTTTACAGATCATATATTGATCGAGCTATACAGTATCGGTTGATTATTAATGGCTCCAGGTCAGATCCATGGAAACAAGAGTTATTCTTCAACAGGACTTCACTCTGAGTGTTTCCGTCATAGACAAGCGAAACACTCACCTGGATGCCTGGATGAAGTGTTAAAGTAATCATAATGTTGTTCAATGCGAGGTCAATAAGAGATCACTGCGAATTAGTGAATGATTTTAATTTAGTGCTGACTTAggctttcattttacagagaggtGTGTGACGTGCCATTTCATAGAAAGGCAAATGTGGCATCTCCACCAGAGTTTCCTGATGAATTTCTTATGAATCAAACATGATATGAGAATATGAAAATGGAAGATCTGCTCAATATGAAATTTCAATAGGATTacaatatatacactactgttaaaatgctgatttggtgctcaagaaacatttcttattatcgatTTCgattatgctgcttaatatttttgaggaaaatgtgctactttttttcaggatttttctaatgagtagaaaaaaaaacattcattataaaTAGATATTTCATAATAGGCCTACGtctttgctgaatgaaagtatttatttatttaaaaaaatcttactgaccccagacttttgaatgatgATGGTTAtagacaaaaaattattttcaataggCAATTTTCAAAGttattttctaacaaaaaaaaaagttgtctctTTCATTGGAAAGTGCAAAGCAGATGTGCACAGGCCAAAGGTGAGGTTTGTTGTGACATTAATGAATGGCGATGATTTGGCACATGCATCTAATCTGGACAAAAGGGGGGTTTTTGGTTTTGTATGTGATGCCTTTATGCTTCTCAAACCTTTTTGTGAGCAGTTAGAAGGAAAGAGGAACAGGATGCAGACTGCAGTGTGTTGTCCCTAATGTAGTTTCCATCTTTCTATGGTCAGGAGGGATTTGTCTCCTGTTCAGTTCTGAATAAGTTACTCTAATCCTCATTCCTCCTCCTCCAAAAACAAGTCACACCATACATGCTCACATGCACGTTTGTTCAACATTCCCTATTGTGAAGGCAAAATTCATACAATTATACCTCATACCATTCCATGAATGTTTGAAGGATTTATGGCTTATTCTCAAACGCGAAACATTTTAATACTTGCTAATTTCTCCTGGTAAATAAAACGTGTGTCTTAAAGGAGTGCCCTGGCCGGCAGGCCGACTGTTAGCCATGCTGCGGCAGCAAGAACCCACGGTCAGCACCCTGCATCTGGTGGCCAATGATATGACCGATATCATGGAGAACTTGGACACACGAGAACTCGACATGGGCGATGGGGAAGAGGAGTTTGACAGCCAGGACCCCAATagttcaggtaaataaaaaacaacagcataaaatcgcaaaattataatatatatatatatgtatgtatatgtgtgtgtgttttatatatatatatatatatatatatatatacaaaaatgttaagcagcacaactcttttcaaaagttatattaagaaaataaatgtttcttgagcagcatatcagtATTTTAGAATTTCTAAAAGGTTATGTGACACTAAAGTCATTCAGTGTTAAAagttagctttgccatcacatgaataaataacatttttataatctgtatgttcaaataaaatcacattttatttgttgtaataatatttcacaatattactgttttcactgtagttTTGATTAATAAACACATCCcttatgagcataagagacagCTTTTAAAAACACGAAAAtgttaccaaccccaaacatttgaacagtagtttaaatAACTGTGGGAAatgaattagaaatatttttttccacagaaAACCGCATCCCCTTCTCAGCTGTGTATAAAACAGTAGGCTTTAAAGAGACCGGGGCACGTGTATTTCTTACCGCGCTTCCCATCACCGCCAAAATCCTGGAGGTGGAACGCTTCACTTCCTCACAGGATCGCTTCAACATCACCTACCAGAGAAGCGTCTCTAAGGTGAGATCTCCCACTCCCGCTTCCCTTCATCAACCGTTAGTATGTGGGCTGAGGAGGTCATATTTGTTGCCCGGGAGATTTAGAGGTTGCCAAGGCAATTTACATGTTTCCCTGGAGATCTGGACACTGTAGACGAAATAACTTGGCACATGCAAATAATATAGTTTTCAGAAGAATTCTGACAAAAGACCCTGTTAATGAATCTAATCTCCGTTTCTGTTGGCTGTTCGTGTGTCCAGGTGCTTCCTGCAGTGTTTAAGATAGAGATGAGACACGGGAACTTCACCTGGTTGATAAAAAGGAAGGAGAAACATTTTATGGAGCTTCACAGGGAACTACGCACCTACAAGACCCTCCTCAGAATTCCACTGCCGTCCCGCAGGTGactaatataaatttatacaatattatatagtTGACTCTAATACTcataattgattcctgtgatgcaaagctgaattttcagcaccattactccagtctttagtctcacatgattcttcagaaatcattttaatcagctgGTTTCATGCTCTAGATACGtttcttattattaacaatattcaGCAGCATTTATTGGATATAGAAGTATGTTGTAACTTTACAAATGTCACTTTCAGTtcatttaaagcatccttgctgtgttttgttgtcttgTGGCAATCTTAAGATCTCTTCCTCTGTCTTTgccatcttttttattttatttttattcccatGATAGTCACGCGGAGCGGAGGCACACTATAAACAGGAACCTTGAAAGAAACATGCCAAGTCTACCCCGGGGAGGAGGTGAAGAACTGGCCAGGGAAGAGCAAGTGTCTAGTCGAAAAGTCAGTTTCCTGTTTCACTGACACACTGCTGCCGGTGTCACATGATTGATGTCTGACCAGTGTGATTTCCTTTACAGAGACAACTTGAAGACTACTTGAATAAGCTGCTAAAAATGCCAATGTATAGAAACTACCATGCAACAGTATGTGCATATAGTAGACCGATCCTGTACAATATTTTAGTCCGTATGTTGTTTCTTGAATTGCATGCATTAACCCCCTGTCCTGTTTTGTACTATAGATGGAATTCATTGATGTGAGTCAGCTGTCTTTCATTCATGATTTGGGACCAAAAGGCTTGTAAGagtcttcatttttatttatagatgATTATTGCATTCTGTGTCATTTTCTGACCATGTTTCCATCCCAGGGAGGGCATGGTTCTTAAAAGGTCGGGGGGTCACCGTATTCCTGGACTGAACTGCTGTGGCCACAGTAAAATGTGCTACCGCTGGTCTAAACGGTCAGTGTGGtgtcattcatattcatattatgcAAGACAATCACCATGCCACTCACCCACAGTAAGATGATTTTCAAGTAAAGACCCTTTTTGTCTTACTGTCGGTCTTTACAGGTGGATGGTTGTGAAGGACTCTTTCCTTGTCCTCATGAAGCCAGACTCAGGTGCCATCTCTTTCGTCCTGCTGGTGGATAAGGTGTTCGACATTAAAATGGAAACTAAAGACACCGAGACGAAGCACGGTGTCCGTATAGACTGCCTGTCCAGGTCAGTGAACACACTTGGTCATTGAGGCACAATGTTGACTTTTTTCTGATGTTGACTGAGTGAAAgagctttttgttttgtaaaggaCTCTTGTGCTGAAGTTCACGAGCTACCGTCACGCTCGCTGGTGGGGGCAGGCCGTCGAAGATTTTGTGCGCAAATACGGCAGCAATTTCCTTAAGGATCACCGCTTTGGATCCTTCGCCAATGAACAGAAGAATATCCCATCTAAATGGTAAATACTCCTTTGTGCATGCATCCAATCGTGAAAAAGTTCATACCATGGATGCTTTGGGGTAGGTACTTTTGACTTGGGCCAataagcaaccacctagcaacatcTAGACAACGTCCCACTAAACCTTTTATGTCAAATACTAGCTAGCATTTAgttttcaattatatattattatttatttaataataaaaattaatttgaagccCACTAAAGCTAACTTTTAGCTTATTAAATCTGAAATGATTAAAACTTTTTGTATAAacctttgttttatatatatatatatatatatatatatatatatatatatatatatatatatatatatatatatatgtgtgtgtgtgtgtgtgtgtgtgtgtgtgtgtgtgtaatattactgattatcattaattatttattgaaaaaataataatttgggttTACAAAGCACACTAAAACTAACTAATAGCTTATTAaaacttttagtttatttaaacttaaatgattaaaccttcattattaaaattcattataaaattataatatatattatcctTTTTtcattaagtaaataataaaaaattaatattacttatatatatatatatatatatatatatatatatatatatatatatatatatatatatatatatatatatataaatgatgatTCAAGTTTActtttagctttagttttatattcaattataatttatttgccattattatgttgtattatattatcattatcattattatttctagaaaaaatatataattatgattatattaccttattatattattatattactcattacttttattatattaaattacatttagcttcattttcatattttattataagataGGAGCTATTACATGGTTATATGATATTATGGTATATCATACCActgattatattatgtttttgtaaaaatgttctcTTTCTACCTTTAgctttagttttaaattaaattatattagctAGATAAactgattatattattatttgttttcagcTACAGTAATACGCTTCAAAACCATGCAGAGAAAATCAATAGCGTATCTAGCAGAAGCAGGTCTCCAAAGGTTTCTCAGAACAGATAAACATGTGAAAGCTTCAGCCGTCTGCCGCTGTGTCTTCGGGTGAAGCCTGTTTCACACGAGTAacttgagagaaagagagggaaagtgTAACCATAGACTCCATCCTCTCTTGACCCCGTGGAGGAGTGAGATCGTATCTAGGTGCAGCTACACAGATGGTCTGGGCAGATGACTTGTTGTTCATTGTTGCAGCATTAAGCCCTATTATTTTGTGCTTGTTCTCTGAATAATGAAAATGATGTTATTAAGTTTGAGAAACAGCGAGAGTGTGAGCCCGTGGATTTGACtggctgggtgtgtgtgtgtgtttcaggtatgTGAATGGGAAGCAGTACATGGAGGACGTGGCGAATGCACTGGAGGAGGCAGAGGAGGAGATCTTTATCACCGACTGGTGGTATGTTGACATAAAACCACTCCCATACATTCAGCTTTCCTTTGGGTAATATTGATTCATTTTAGAAGTACCGCACAGATTAGATAAACTGCATCGGTTCATGTATCCACTGTAAAACTTCCCCTAAACTCAGAGAAAATCAATAACCTTGCACAGTTCTAGCAATGCAACAGGATATTGAGTTCATTTCTTAAAGGGTTTCTAGAAAACAGAACAGAGACAATACTGGACATACTGACTTCAGGATATCAGTGTCCTAACCAGTCTCCACACAACAGATGTGTTTTGGTTCCAAATAGAAAATAACGTGTTTTCAGAAGTGTGTGCATGTGGAGCacaattgaaaaatgaaaaagatgaACAACATGTAGAGGATGGATAAAGGTTCTTACAAAGTCATTGGAAAATTTCtacactaatataatataatgtttatgcCCAACTccttttaccttttattttattaattattaataatttttagatttttttattgataaaatataattgtattaaaatgtaattaaaataattaacacatttattagagttattgaatttattattttttgttttcaatttatatttttcattttgtattaaattaataccatttattattttatatagaattTTGTGATATGTTATATAGTACAAATATATcccttaattaatttttttttttgtaagtatcTTTATCCAGTAACAATATATGACTGCAAAAGCATATTGTTCCAAAGTTTGTGAActttgaaaatagaaaaaaaaattactttcgcTGTATACTGTTGCTTGTCACGTTTGCAAAAACTCAGATGGAAGAGATGTATTGCTTATTGCTTTTTCCTGTCATGACAGTTAggtcatgaactgagagaaaAGCTTAAAGGAAAGTAGTagaaagaaaaagagggaaagaaaaatagttttataCTTTGTACGCACCCTCTCAGAGGGCACCACCAGCTGGGAGCAATGGCCAAACGGATCCGTTACCTTCATCAGACAGATGCCTGGTGCTGTGTTACAACATCACTCAATCATCGCAGCAGACATCCTGCAAGTGTgagatttgagtgtgtgtgtgtgtgtgtgtgcacttttccCCCCTAGCTTAATACATTGGAATTTATGTAGGCGACAGTGAGATGTGAGGCTAGACGTTGATGCATATTTGATGTTACAAATGCCTCCCCTGCTGATGAGGTCACCTCTGTGTGTCACGGCAGGCTGAGCCCTGAGATCTTCCTCAAGAGACCTGTCGTTGAGGGCAACCGCTGGAGACTCGATTCCATTCTGAAACGGCAAGCGGTGAGTTAATCCAACACATTAGTGCACCAGTAATAAACCTTCCCATTcagtgtaccgtattttccggactataagtcgcacctgagtataagtcgcatcagtccaaaaatacatcatgatgaggaaaaaaacatatataagtcgcactggactataagtcgcatttatttagaatcaagaaccaagagaaaacattaccgtctacagccacgagagggcgctctatgtcttcagtgtagactacaggagcagtgagcagcatctctggcagcatagagcgccctctcacggctgtagacggtaatgttttctcttgtttcatttctctcggttcatgtcaaattaattttgataaataagtcgcaggaccagccaaactatgaaaaaaagtgtgtcttatagtctggaaaatacggtactcatGTAATCATTTACACTCCTGGGTGTTTTCCtggtaatatatttatattgactgGTGGGTATGCTGTACTGATTATCAAGAACTGTTTGTTCTTGCAGCAAAAAGGTGTGCGGATCTTTGTGATGTTGTACAAGGAGGTGGAATTGGCTCTTGGGATCAACAGCGAATACAGCAAACGGACACTACTACAACTTCACCCAAATATCAAGGTGAGATGAAAGTAGTCAGTTCATAAATTGGCTCACGTGAAGCTGTGATTATGAATAAGTTATCAATTACTGCAAAGCCAAGAACTACTGAAATAACTATTTTTAAGTCGACAAATTACAGAATTAAACTAAGTAACAAGTATGGATGGTTACTATAATATTATTACTGAAATCTTGGGTAaggctttattttaaggtgtccttgttatacattacatgtacttcctatgattataattaattaattatgcatactttcatgcaagtaaccctaaaccaaacacTAATCATAACCCTAACAATATAGTAAAGACTTTAATATTATGTCAtacctaaatgtataattactctGTAACAAGACACTAAATGTTacaataaaatgttaccaaatcAGTTTCATTATTAGTTGCACTACTAGTTACTgtaaaaagttatattattaCTATAACTAGTTACTAGTAAGTAGTTACTGCCCAACATTGTCTACAGCTTACTTACATCACATTAATGGTTCctagtttattttaaatcagtaatTTAAAAATGGTATCATTTGGGAGGTCAGTAGTAAATCTGAACGAGTCCCTGACTGGTCTGACTAACTGCATATGGACTCAAAGTTTTCTTTACTGTGATCAACTATGTTGACTcgtgtttttgttttgcatattgCGGTTTCACAATCTTTAACCTCTGTGCTACATCAGAGAGTGCTAACAAATGTATTTTCTCAGGTAATGAGGCATCCTGACCATGTCTCCTCTTCCGTGTACCTGTGGGCGCATCATGAGAAGATTGTAGTGATCGACCAATCGGTGGCTTTCGTGGGAGGCATTGACTTGGCGTACGGACGCTGGGATGATGTGGAGCATCGGCTGACTGACATAGGAAGTGTTACCAGGACTCTTCCCGTGTCTGCAGAGGTTTGAGAGATCTCGTATTTTATACtggcagtgttgttttagtatgatTTATATACTATCATGgtatttattaaagggatagttctcccaaaaatataaattctgttattagttactcaccctcatgttgttccaaacacgtaagacattaattcattcatctacggattttcatttctttttattaaatttttagacattttagttCCTAAActaatttcagttagttgccaataataataataatttaaaaaatcatttaattatttatgtgtgtgtgtatacagtgtgtatatattaattcatatatatatatatatatatatatatatatatatatatatatatatatatatatatatatatatataagtttttcaactaatatttatatttcaattaaaatcaaTTTTTGTGACTTATAAATACAcaatcaaatatagaaaataccgtattttcctgactataagtcacacttttttcatagtttggatggtcttgtgacttatagtcaggtgcgacttatttatcaaaatgcatttgacatgaaccaagagaaaacattaccgtctctggccgcgagagggcgctttatgctgctcagttctcctgtagtctacactgaacagcatagagcgccctctcgcgttTGTAGACAGTaacgttttctcttggttcttggttttaaataaatacgACTTATGggccagtgcgacttatatatgtttttttttcctcatcatgacatatttctggactgatgcgactcaggtgtgacttatagtccgaaaaatatggtacttaTTTGATGTCCTTCTGTGTGTCACAGATCACTTCTGAAGGCTCTCCCGCTATGGCCTCTCAATCAAACGGTTCCAGCACGGAGCACACTAACGGCAAAAGTTTGCCTGTTGACACAGTGGACCAGCCGAAACTGAAAGGACAGGGCAAGACAAAGAAGACCCGATTCAGCATCCGCAGGCACCTGCAGAAACACGGGCTGGCTCCTGCAGACAGCGTGAGCAGCGTCGAGAGCTCTGAAGAAAGTGAGTACGCCTCCGTCTCTGGAGCACTGGCGAATGCAGACTAGTGGCATGTTACTGACCTAAACTCCCACATTCAGCACGGCTGGTTCTCTAAAGCCTGCTGGCAGCACTTTAATATCACTGAGCAGCTTATGCAGTGATTTACAGTGTTTACCCCAAGTGCAGAAAAACATGAATCATTAAGGTTTCAGTTGAGGCTTgtgatattaaaatgtgtttttataaaatacGCTTAGGAATATTTTAGTGTAAAATCTATATTCATTTTCAAATCGTCTCTGTTTTTCACTCACGTTTTCCATGCCATGCTTTTTAAGAGGGTTGTCTCGGTTGTAAAGATACCCCTTTTCTTTAGGTTATTCTAACAGTATTTGCAGCCACCAAAATTTGATCCCTCTTAAATGGATTGAGCTGAGGGTGTCCATGCCCTCCTGCTTGTGCCCAAGTGGTGAGTAAGAATCAGGCTTGGGTGAGAGGTTTAAGGTGTGGACTCTGTCAGAGGTTGTCCCTAATTCTGATCCTGAAAGGTTTCGCTGTAAAGAGCTATTTCATGGGTCAATAGAGCAACCTTTCAAAGCACTGTGTGGTTTGCTGTGTTTCAACATTCATCTGGAGGAGTCTGACTAAGATGCAGAGTATTCGAAGCTGGCAGATTCTATGCATGTGTGTTAGTTTGAACTGACATGGCAGTCACTCAACAGTGTGAAAGCATGGATTTCTGAGAAAAGTAgaagttttgtgtgttttgtattgATGCATGGTTTTGGTTGCGGTTTTTtgttgatagttttttttttcgtcttaattagtttcttttttctgtgacTCTTCTCAGAGACTGAAGCGGCACAAGATCTGCAAGCAGATGTGATTGGCCTGATGGGAAACACGCGGTTCTGGCATGGCAAAGATTACTGTAACTTTGTTCATAAGGACTGGGTCCAGTTGGATAAACCTTTTGATGGtgaattattgcatttaaagtttgcatttttttggtattacaattattttgtgcatataaatataatacaatacaatacataaaatgaattaatataaaagctttatatatatatatatatatatatatatatatatatatatatatatatatatatatatatatatatatatatatatatatattcatattatgtaCATTTGTAAAAGAATATTACAATATTCAAATGTTATAGTTTTAGCCTTTTAACATGCTTTTAAATcctattttgacatttaaaattgtgtttttcttttttagattcaaatgatttaaataaaataaaaaattctgtattCTGTTCTTTTTGCAGATTTCATTGACAGGCACATAACTCCCAGAATGCCTTGGCATGACATTGCCTCGGTGGTTCATGGGAAAGCAGCCAGAGATGTTGCACGTCACTTCATTCAGCGCTGGAATTTCACAAAGGTGAGAAAGACAACATTGGCATCATTGTGGATAGCTGACACATCATAtgtccacgttttttttttttttctacatcaatattgtatgttaaaatgaatatgaatgtcAAAGAAAATTATAGATTGTTGAACTggtcagcatttattttttatttccaatgATCCTGCAGTgtgagaaattaatatttaaagtacAGATATTCCACACagtctttttattaatattttgtaaaacatgTAGAAGTAtgcataataattcaaataaaattagtttttacaaGTTTTACACAGCAAGATATTTCATCTTCCTAAATGTATTTCATGTCACCCCCGCCCCGTGCTGTTGACTCATATCATAAACATTGTTTTgaatatatgtttgtatttgcaTTGCCACCTTGTTTCAGATCATGAAGCCCAAATACAGATCCCTGTCGTACCCATACCTCCTTCCTAAATCTCACACTACTGCGAATGAGATCAAGTATCAGGTCCCTGGCTGCACCCAGACTAATGTCCAGGTACATACAATTTTATGTACACATCCGTATTCCCATCAGATCCTCTACAGACAAATACCACATACATCTTTAATAATTCTCTCTTGAATTATTAGGTGTTACGATCTGCCTCGGACTGGTCAGCGGGTATAAAATACCACGAGGAGTCGATTCATACAGCTTACGTCAACGCAATTGAAAACAGCGAACACTATATTTACATAGAGGTGTGTGTCTCAAATGACATATACTCACTTCTCTAAATGGGTTCATATTATCCCCGTCTAATAGCCTCACTGTTGACGTATTGGCTGCTAACCACAGAGACTGTTGCTTTTCTGTCTATAGAATATACAGGATGTCCTATATTATTCTTTCAATGGGCTAATGTGTAGCGTTTCCTCTTTCAGAACCAGTTCTTCATAAGCTGCGCAGACAACAAAGTCGTTCACAATAAAATCGGAGATGCCATTGCCAAGAGGATCATTAAGGCATATCGGTGAGCTGCATTCAATAAGTTGCTTCTTTTGTTCAGTCTCTAACATATTAAACTAATCTCTGACACACAAAGGCACTCAACTTCTTTAATGAAACACTTGTAAATCAATAAGACTTAGTCTGAAGacaaaaaggtattttttattgGTAAAACAATAGCCAGCCATGAATGAATAGACTGTATAAGGCCATACTTACACAAACTGTCTTTGACAGTTATGTCATGTACTTTCTGTGTGGTTTACAGGGATGGTAAAAAGTACCGCGTGTATGTGGTCACACCACTGCTTCCTGGGTTTGAGGGGAACATCAACACTGGAGGAGGCAGTGCCATACAGGCAGTCATGCACTTCAATTACAGGTAACACtaaataccatattttccggactataagtcgcactttttttcatagtttggctggtcctgctacttatagtcaggtgcgacttatttagcaaaatgaatttgacatgaaccgagagaaatgaaccaagagaaaacattaccgtctacagccgtgagagggtggtctatgctgctcagtcctcctgtagtctacactgaagacatatagCGCCCCCTCgccgctgtagacggtaatgttttctcttggttctaaataaatgcgacttatagtccagtgcgacttgtttttttcctcatcatgacgtatttttggactgatgtgacttatactcaggtgtgacttatagtccaaaaatatAGTAATAGGATCTGAGTATTGAGTAGAAAGAAATTTCCTTAGTTTATACATACTACTATTTAAACTTCATTCTGCAAAGGCTGTGAATGCAAAGAAATATGACACAAAagattttgaactttatattcatcaaagaatcattaaaaaaagatcATAGTGTCCAAAAAAGAATTTTTAGAgctaaattaaagggatagttcacccaacagTGTAAGACCTTCCTTCATCTTCGGCActcaaaattaagatatttttgatgaaatctgagcgCTTTCTGACCccgcatagacagcaacacaactgacacagaatagtaaggacatcatttaaattttatgaagctacgagaatactttttgtgcacaaagaaaactaaaataatgacttcattcagcaaactctcttttatttttgttttctttgtgcacaaaaagtattctcgtagctttatataaaattaaggttgaatactgatgtcagatggactattttaatgatgtccttactacttttctgggccttgaatgtgtcagttgcgttgctgtctatgcagggctagagagctctcggatttcatcaaaaatatcttaagttgtgttccgaagatgaacgaaggtattataggtttggaacaaaatcaGGGTgactaattaatgacagaattctcgtttttgggtgaactatccctttaagcagaacaactgtttccaacattgctAGTATTAAAAGGTttttcttgagtaccaaatcagcagATGGAATGATTTCCGATGGGTTTCGTGACAATGAGCATTGGATTCTGAAAATTAAGCCATGCCAACACAGtaataaatcatgaaatattatAGATGTAAATTATCAGATAA
Proteins encoded in this window:
- the LOC113041873 gene encoding phospholipase D1 isoform X1 — protein: MLRQQEPTVSTLHLVANDMTDIMENLDTRELDMGDGEEEFDSQDPNSSENRIPFSAVYKTVGFKETGARVFLTALPITAKILEVERFTSSQDRFNITYQRSVSKVLPAVFKIEMRHGNFTWLIKRKEKHFMELHRELRTYKTLLRIPLPSRSHAERRHTINRNLERNMPSLPRGGGEELAREEQVSSRKRQLEDYLNKLLKMPMYRNYHATMEFIDVSQLSFIHDLGPKGLEGMVLKRSGGHRIPGLNCCGHSKMCYRWSKRWMVVKDSFLVLMKPDSGAISFVLLVDKVFDIKMETKDTETKHGVRIDCLSRTLVLKFTSYRHARWWGQAVEDFVRKYGSNFLKDHRFGSFANEQKNIPSKWYVNGKQYMEDVANALEEAEEEIFITDWWLSPEIFLKRPVVEGNRWRLDSILKRQAQKGVRIFVMLYKEVELALGINSEYSKRTLLQLHPNIKVMRHPDHVSSSVYLWAHHEKIVVIDQSVAFVGGIDLAYGRWDDVEHRLTDIGSVTRTLPVSAEITSEGSPAMASQSNGSSTEHTNGKSLPVDTVDQPKLKGQGKTKKTRFSIRRHLQKHGLAPADSVSSVESSEESYSNSICSHQNLIPLKWIELRVSMPSCLCPSETEAAQDLQADVIGLMGNTRFWHGKDYCNFVHKDWVQLDKPFDDFIDRHITPRMPWHDIASVVHGKAARDVARHFIQRWNFTKIMKPKYRSLSYPYLLPKSHTTANEIKYQVPGCTQTNVQVLRSASDWSAGIKYHEESIHTAYVNAIENSEHYIYIENQFFISCADNKVVHNKIGDAIAKRIIKAYRDGKKYRVYVVTPLLPGFEGNINTGGGSAIQAVMHFNYRTMNRGDCSIISQLKREMGDQWMNYISFGGLRTHAELEGKLVTELIYVHSKMLIADDNTVIIGSANINDRSMLGKRDSEVAVIFEDIHTVKSVMDGQEYQAGRFGLSMRLECFRMILGANTDPSIDVTDPLSDQFYKEVWMTTAARNATIYQKVFRCLPSSDVRSILELDGFLSKPGLEKEDPARAQEELKKIRGFLVQFPLQFLSEQNLLPPIGSKEAMVPMDVWT
- the LOC113041873 gene encoding phospholipase D1 isoform X2; translation: MLRQQEPTVSTLHLVANDMTDIMENLDTRELDMGDGEEEFDSQDPNSSENRIPFSAVYKTVGFKETGARVFLTALPITAKILEVERFTSSQDRFNITYQRSVSKVLPAVFKIEMRHGNFTWLIKRKEKHFMELHRELRTYKTLLRIPLPSRSHAERRHTINRNLERNMPSLPRGGGEELAREEQVSSRKRQLEDYLNKLLKMPMYRNYHATMEFIDVSQLSFIHDLGPKGLEGMVLKRSGGHRIPGLNCCGHSKMCYRWSKRWMVVKDSFLVLMKPDSGAISFVLLVDKVFDIKMETKDTETKHGVRIDCLSRTLVLKFTSYRHARWWGQAVEDFVRKYGSNFLKDHRFGSFANEQKNIPSKWYVNGKQYMEDVANALEEAEEEIFITDWWLSPEIFLKRPVVEGNRWRLDSILKRQAQKGVRIFVMLYKEVELALGINSEYSKRTLLQLHPNIKVMRHPDHVSSSVYLWAHHEKIVVIDQSVAFVGGIDLAYGRWDDVEHRLTDIGSVTRTLPVSAEITSEGSPAMASQSNGSSTEHTNGKSLPVDTVDQPKLKGQGKTKKTRFSIRRHLQKHGLAPADSVSSVESSEEKTEAAQDLQADVIGLMGNTRFWHGKDYCNFVHKDWVQLDKPFDDFIDRHITPRMPWHDIASVVHGKAARDVARHFIQRWNFTKIMKPKYRSLSYPYLLPKSHTTANEIKYQVPGCTQTNVQVLRSASDWSAGIKYHEESIHTAYVNAIENSEHYIYIENQFFISCADNKVVHNKIGDAIAKRIIKAYRDGKKYRVYVVTPLLPGFEGNINTGGGSAIQAVMHFNYRTMNRGDCSIISQLKREMGDQWMNYISFGGLRTHAELEGKLVTELIYVHSKMLIADDNTVIIGSANINDRSMLGKRDSEVAVIFEDIHTVKSVMDGQEYQAGRFGLSMRLECFRMILGANTDPSIDVTDPLSDQFYKEVWMTTAARNATIYQKVFRCLPSSDVRSILELDGFLSKPGLEKEDPARAQEELKKIRGFLVQFPLQFLSEQNLLPPIGSKEAMVPMDVWT